Sequence from the Burkholderia stabilis genome:
TTCTACACCGAATTGCTCGGCATGAAGCTGCTGCGTCGCGAGGATTATCCGGAAGGCAAGTTCACGCTCGCGTTCGTCGGTTACGAAGATGAAAGCACGGGCACCGTGATCGAACTGACCCACAACTGGGACACGCCGTCCTACGATCTCGGCAATGGTTTCGGTCACCTGGCGGTGGCGGTGGAAGATGCGTACGCTGCGTGCGAGAAGATCAAGGCGCAAGGCGGCAAGGTTACGCGCGAAGCGGGCCCGATGAAGCACGGCACGACCGTGATCGCATTCGTCGAGGATCCGGACGGCTACAAGATCGAGTTCATCCAGAAGAAGGCGCACTGAGCGCCGGATGAGCGAACCGCGGCGTGCAAGGCGCGCGGCGGTGGCGCGAACGGGCGGTGCGGGGGAGCCCGCATCGCCCGTTTGCGTTTACGGCAAGGCGATGGCGGGCGTTACAGCGACGGCAGCAACTCGGGCGGATGATGCTTGAGCGTGTGCCGTGCTTCGCGGAACTCGGGGAAGATCGATTCGACGGTTTGCCAGAAGGCGGGGCTGTGGTTCATCTCGCGCAGGTGCGACAGTTCGTGCGCGACGACGTAGTCGACGATCGACATCGGGAAATGGATGAGCCGCCAGTTCAGGCGGATCTTGCCGTCGCTCGAGCAGCTGCCCCAGCGCGTCGCGGCCGACGACAGCGCATACATCGAATACGTGACGCCGAGCTTTTCCGCGTAGACCGCGAGGCGTTCGCCGAAGATACGCTTCGCTTCGCCCTGCAGCCAGCCCTGCACGCGGTCCTTGATCTGCTGCATGTCGGCCTGCACGGGCAGCGGCAGCGACAGCCGCAGCGCATCGGCATCGAACGCGACGGCGCCCGCGCCGAGCGCGATCGTCACCGTCTTGCCGAGATACGGGAGCTGCGCGCCGTCGCGCCAGTCGATCTGCGGCAGCGCGCGCTGTTCGGTGCGTGTTTTCCACTCCGCGAGCTTCGCGAAGATCCAGCGTTGCTTCTCGGAGATCGCGGCTTCGATGTCGGCGAGCGTGACCCAGCGCGGCGCGGTGATCGACAGCCCGCTGCCGTCGATCGTGAAGCCGATCGTGCGGCGCGCCGAGCGCTTCAGGCGGTATTCGAGCACGCGGCTGTCGAGCGCGAACGTGCGTACGCGCGAGCGATCGGGCGCCGGGCCCGGATCGAGCGGCGCGGCGGGTGCCGCTTCGGGCGGCGCCGGCGGCGTGGCAGGCGCCGACGGTGCGGCGGCCGGCCCGTCGAAGAGCGGCAGATCCATCTGGCGATGATCGAGGGCCACGACGGCTGGCCGTGGCCGCGGACGCTGTTTCATCAGTTCGCTTCTTTTTGTCGTACGCAACGGCTGCAACCCGGGGATTCAGACGCGCGCGGCATCGCGCGTGCCGGCATTGCCCGCCTGACGATACGCATCGGGATCGATACGGCGCATTTCCGCTTCGATCCATGCCTCGACCTGCGAGTTCAATGCGTCGGGCGTAAGGCCGGTCGAATCGATCGGCTTGCCGATCGACACCGTCACCACGCCCGGGAATTTCGTAAACGAGTTGCGCGGCCACACCCGACCTGCATTGTGCGCGATCGGCACGACGGGCGTGCCGGTTTCGATCGCGAAGCGCGCGCCGCCCGTCTTGTACTTGCCCTGCTTGCCGACCGGCGTACGCGTGCCTTCGGGGAACATGATCATCCAGGCGCCTTCCGACAGGCGCTTCTTGCCCTGGCGGATCACCGAGGTGAACGCATTCTTGCCTTCCCGGCGGTTGATGTTGACCATGTGCAGCAGGCCGAGCGCCCAGCCGAAGAACGGCACGTACAGCAGCTCGCGCTTGAACACATAGCAGAGCGGCTTCGGCATCAGCGCCGGAAACGCGAGCGTCTCCCACGCGGACTGGTGCTTCGACAGCAGCACGGCGGGGCCGTCGGGCAGGTTCTCGTAGCCTTCGATCCGGTAGCGGATGCCGTTCAGCCAGCGCACGACCCACAGCGTGGACTTGCACCAGCCGGCCGCCATCCAGTAGCGCGCGTCGGCGCGCATGAACGGGAACGCGATGAAGCACGCGGTGGCGTACGGCACCGTGTACAGGATGAAATAGATCAGCAGCAGCAGGGAGCGGACGAAGCGCATCGGCGTGGGTCTGGCGTTAGGGAGGATGCGCGCGGCGGCTGCATCACTCGTGTTCGTGTGAAAGGAAATCGAGCGCGAATGCGCGCAGGTCGTCGTGGACCTTCGTGCCGGGCGGCAGATTGCCCGCGGCGAGCGTCTTCTTGCCCTTGCCGGTCAGCACGAGGTGCGGCTGGAAGCCGACCGCGACGCCGGCCTGCAGGTCGCGCAGCGAATCGCCGACGACCGGCGTGTGACCGGGATCGATCTCGAAGCGCTCGGTGATCATCTGCATCATGCCGGGTTTCGGCTTGCGGCAGTCGCAGTGATCCTCGGCCGTGTGCGGGCAGAAGAACACCGCGTCGATGCGCGCGCCGACCGCGGCCGCCGCGCGATGCATCTTCAGGTGCATCTCGTTGAGCGCGGCCATGTCGAACAGCCCTCGACCGATGCCGGACTGGTTGGTCGCGACGATCACGCGATAGCCTGCGTGGTTGAGCCGGGCGATCGCCTCGAGGCTGCCGGGCAGCGCGATCCATTCGTCGGGCGTCTTGATGAACGCATCCGAATCGACGTTGATCACGCCGTCCCGGTCGAGGACGACGAGCTTTCGGTTGGGGCTGGTCGGCATCGTGCGGCCCTTATGCGGCGAGCTTCGAGATGTCGGCGACGCAGTTCATCTGCTGGTGCAGCGCGGACAACAGCGCGAGACGGTTCGCTCGCAGTGCCGGATCTTCCGCGTTGACCATCACGTCGTTGAAGAACGTGTCGACCGGCGCGCGCAGCGCGGCGAGCGCCGACAGCGCGCCCGTGTAAGCCCGCGCCTCGAGCTGCGACTGCACGTGCGGCGTCACGGCCGCGAGCTGTTCGTGGAGCGCCTTCTCGGCGGCTTCGACGAGCAGCGCCGGCTGCACCGGGCCGTTCGCACCGCCTTCCGATTTCTTCAGGATGTTCGAGATCCGCTTGTTCGCGGCCGCGAGCGCTTCGGCTTCCGCGAGGCGCGTGAATTCGCGCACCGCGTCGAGGCGCGCGACGAGATCGTCGACGCGCGTCGGGTTCAGGCTCAGCACCGCATCGACTTCGCCGGCCGAATAGCCGCGCTCGCGCAGCAGGCCGCGCAGGCGATCCATGAAGAACGCGAAGATCGCGTCGGTCGATTCGGTCACGCCCGGCACGCCTTCGAAGCGCGCATGGGCCGTGCGCAGCAGCGACACGAGATCGAGCGGCAACTGCTTCTCGAGCAGCACGCGCAGCACGCCGAGCGCGTGGCGGCGCAGCGCGAACGGGTCTTTCTCGCCGGTCGGCGCGAGGCCGATGCCCCAGATGCCGACGATCGTCTCGAGCTTGTCGGCGAGCGCGACGGCGGTCGACACGGGCGTGGTCGGCAGCGTGTCGCCGGAGAAGCGCGGCTGGTAGTGCTCGGTGCACGCGAGCGCGACGTCGTCGGCTTCGCCGTCGTGGCGTGCGTAGTACGTGCCCATCGTGCCCTGCAGTTCAGGGAACTCGCCGACCATGTCGGTCAGCAGGTCGGCCTTCGCGAGGCGCGCGGCGCGCTTCGCGTGCGCGGCGTCGGCGCCGATCGCGGGCGCGATCTCGCCAGCCAGCGCCTCGAGGCGTTCGACGCGGGCCAGCGCCGAGCCGAGCTTGTTGTGATACACGACGTTCGCGAGCAGCGGCACGCGGTCGGCGAGCGGCTTCTTCTTGTCCTGCTCGAAGAAGAACTTCGCGTCGGCGAGGCGCGGGCGCACGACGCGCTCGTTGCCTTCGACGATCTCGTCCGGCGTCTTCGTCTCGATGTTCGACACGATCAGGAAGCGCGAGCGCAGCTTGCCGGCGACGTCGGTCAGCGCGAAATACTTCTGGTTCGTCTGCATCGTGAGGATCAGGCATTCCTGCGGAACCTGCAGGAATTCGTCCTCGAAGCGGCACGGGTAGACGACCGGCCATTCGACCAGCGACGTCACTTCGTCGAGCAGCGATTCGGGCATCACGACGGTATCGCCGTTCGCGTGTTCGTTCAGTTGCGTGCGGATCGTTTCGCGGCGATCGGCGTAGTGCGCGATCACGCGGCCCTTGTCGCGCAGCGTGTCGGCGTAGGCGCGCGCATGCTGGATCGCGACGAGGCCGTCGGACAGGAACCGGTGGCCGAGCGTGGTGTCGCCGGCATCGACACCGAATGCGGTGACGGGCACGATGCGATCGTCGTGCAGCACCGTCAGGCGATGCACGGGGCGCACGAACTTCACGTCGGAGCCGTCCGGGCGCTGGTAGGTCATCACCTTCGGGATCGGCAGCTTCTCGAGCGTTTCGTCGAGCGCGGCCTGCAGGCCGTCGGCGAGCGTCGCGCCGGCCGCCGAATAGTTGATGAAGAACGCTTCGGCCTTGCCGTCCTGCGCGCGCTCGAGATCGGCGATCGACAGGGTCGGGTGGCCGAGCGCCGCGAGCTTTTTCGCGAGCGGGGCCGTCGGCTTGCCTTCGGCGTCGAGCGCGACCGATACGGGCAGGACTTTTTCGCGCACCTGCTTTTCAGGCGCGACGGCGCGCACGTTCTGCACGACGACGGCGAGGCGGCGCGGCGTGGCGTAGCGTTCGAACACGAGTTCGCCTTCGACGAGGTCGCGCGCCGCGAGGCGTTGCGCGAGACCTTCGGCGAATGCGTCGCCGAGGCGCGCGAGGGCCTTCGGCGGCAGCTCTTCGGTCAGCAGTTCGACGAGCAGGGGGGCGGGATGATTGTGCGTCATGTTTGGAATAAATCTCGTCTCGTCAGTCCTGATCGATCTTGCGTTCGACCTTGAGCGGCGGCGCCCATGCCGGTTGCGCGGCGTCCTGGGCGTCGGTGGTGAGGCCCGGCACGCCCGGCGGGTTGCCGAGCATCGGGAAGCCGAGCTTCTCGCGCGAGTCGTAGTAGGCCTGCGCGACGAGACGCGACAGCGCGCGGATGCGGCCGATGTACGCCGCGCGCTCGGTCACCGAGATCGCGCCGCGCGCATCGAGCAGGTTGAACGTGTGGCCGGCCTTCAGCACGAGTTCGTACGCGGGCAGCGCGAGCTGCGCGTCGATCATCTTCTTCGCTTCCGCTTCGTAGCTGTTGAAGAACGTGAACAGCAGGTCGACGTTCGCGTGCTCGAAGTTGTAGGTCGACTGCTCGACCTCGTTCTGGTGGTAGACGTCGCCATACGACAGGCGGCGCAGCTCGGGGCCGTTCGGGCCTTGCTCTTCCCACTCCGTCCACACGAGGTCGTACACGTTCTCGACCTTCTGCAGGTACATCGCGAGGCGTTCGAGGCCGTACGTGATTTCGCCGAGCACGGGCTTGCAGTCGAGGCCGCCGACCTGCTGGAAATACGTGAACTGCGTGACTTCCATCCCGTTCAGCCACACTTCCCAGCCGAGGCCCCACGCGCCGAGCGTCGGGTTTTCCCAGTCGTCCTCGACGAAGCGCACGTCGTTCTGCTTCAGGTCGAAGCCGAGTGCTTCGAGCGAGCCGAGGTACAGATCGAGGATGTTTTCCGGCGCCGGCTTGAGCACGACCTGGTACTGGTAGTAGTGCTGCAGGCGGTTCGGGTTCTCGCCGTAGCGGCCGTCCTTCGGGCGGCGCGACGGCTGCACGTATGCGGCGCGCCACGGCTCGGGGCCGACCGCGCGCAGGAACGTGTGGACGTGCGACGTGCCCGCGCCGACTTCCATGTCGATGGGCTGGAGCAGAGCGCAACCCTGCTTGTCCCAGTAGGACTGCAGCGTCAGGATGATTTGCTGAAACGTAAGCATGAAGAGCCTTCGTGGCGCTGGCGCTCCGTTGCGGGCGGCGCTCCGGGCGGGGCCCGGAGGGTCGGCTCGCGCGGCGGCGCGGCTTGTTAGTGTGCTGAAACGCGTAATTTTACCGGATCGGCGACCGGATGCGGCCGGAACGCGGGCAACTGCGCCGCCGTGCCCGTTCCGGCGCCGTGTGCACGCGTGGCCGGCGTGCGCCAAGCGGCCGTGCGCGGCACGTCGAGACGCGTGCCGCGCCGCTTCGCGTGGGCGTTAAGATGCGCGTATTGCGGCGCGCGCGACGCGTGCCGCGCCACCGCTTGCCGACTCCGATTGCATGGACGACTCGACCGACTTCCTCATTCCACTGCTTCCGCCGCTTCTCGCGCTGCTCGGGCAGGCCGCCGATGCGCAGGTGCGCGGCGAGCGCGCCGCGCACGATCTGTGGCTCGCCGCTGCCGCCCATCTGCATGCGGTCGACGCCGACGCGCTCGCGCAGCTCACGACGGCGCTCGTCGCGCGGCAGCGCACCGCCGATGCGCTCGCGCTCGCCGAATGCGCGGTGCGCGTGCGGCCGGGCGCCTCCGCCCACTTCAATCACGGCTACGCGCTACAGATGGCCGGCCGGCACGCGGACGCCGTCGTGCCGTACCGGGCGGCGCTCGCGATCGACGCCGGCTGGCCGTCGCTGCGCAACAACCTCGCGATCGCGCTGCGGCTGTCGGGCGGCGATCGCGCCGAGGAGATCGCGCTGCTCGACGCAGCCGTGAATGCCGATCCGCACGACACGCAGGCGTGGATCAACCTTGTCGTCGCGCGGCTTGCGACGCACGATCTGGACGGCGCGCTCGCGTGCGCCGCGCGGCTCGCCGCGCTCGCGCCCGACAACGCGCTCGCGATGAACAACGTCGCGATGGCGATGAAGGAGGCGCAGCGCTGGGACGACGCCGAGGCGTACGCGGCGCGTGCGTGCGCGCTGGCGCCCGACGATGCGTCGTTCCGCTTCAACCTCGCGATCATCCAGCTCGTGCGCGGCAACTACGCGGCCGGCTGGCACGGCCACGAGGCGCGCTGGGACGGCGCGGGCGAGCTGCGTGGCCGCCGGCCGGCGCTGCCGGGCCCGCGCTGGCAGGGCGAGCCGCTTGCGGGCAAGACGTTGCTCGTGTGGGGCGAGCAGGGCCTCGGCGACGTGCTGCAGTTCTGCCGCTTCGTCGCGCCGCTCGCCGCGCGCGTGCATCGCGAAGGCGGCCGGCTCGTGTGGAATACGTTCCCGCAGGTAGGCACGCTGATGCAGCGCAGCCTCGGCGCGCATGCGGACGCGTTCAGCGTGGGCGGCGGCGTCGACGCGCTGCCCGCCTTCGATTACGAGGTGCCGCTGATCGGCCTGCCGCTGATGCTCGGGATGGAGAACGACCCGCTCGGCTCGTCGGTGCCTTACCTGCATGCCGATCCGCACGCGCGCGACGCGTGGCGTGCGCGGCTCGCGGGCGGCGGCCGGCTGAATGTCGGGCTCGTGTGGACGGGCAGCGCGGGCCACCAGCGCAATCCGTTCCGGCGCGTCGGGCTCGAGCGCTATGCCGATGCGTTCCGCGGGATCGACGGCGTCGTGTTTCATTCGCTGCAGCCGGGCGCACACGCGGATGTCGCGGCGGCGCGTGCGGCCGGTTTTGCGGTCGAGGACTGTACGGCGGAGCTGGCGAGTTTCGACGATACGGCCGCGTTCATCGGCGCGCTGGATCTGGTGATTACCGTGTGCACGTCGGTCGCGCATCTGTCGGGCGCGCTCGGCGCGCGCACATGGGTGTTGCTCGACGTGAATCCGCACTGGCCGTGGCTGCTCGAACGCACGGACAGCCCGTGGTATCCGACCGCGACGCTGTACCGGCAGCCCGGTTTCGGCGCGTGGGGGCCGGTGATGGAGAACGTGAGCCGCGACCTGCGCAGCCTCGCTGCGCAATCGGTGCAATCGGCGTAGTCGGCCCGGCCGGCCTGGTCGGCCGACCGGTGCGCGGTCAGGGGCCACCGCACGCAGCGGGGCCGCCTGCCGCGTCAGGCCTGCTGGTCGTCGCCGCCCTTTCGGCCGTTGCGCCGGCGCAGCCCGGGGCCGAACGTGAAGCCGAACGCGAGCAGCACGAACGACACCGCGAGCACGATGTTGTTGCCGCTCGTCACGTAAGGCGTGAAGCCGCTCGTGCCTTCGATCCGCACGTCGAGCGAGCCGATCGTGAACGGCTTCAGCTGGCCGAGCACGCGGCCGTGCGCGTCGATCGCGGCCGTCATCCCCGTGTTGGTCGAGCGCAGCATCGGCCGGCCCGTTTCGAGCGAGCGCATTCGCGCGATCTGCAGGTGCTGGTCGAGCGCGATCGTGTCGCCGAACCACGCGAGATTCGTCACGTTGACGAGCACGCCCGGCGGCTGTGGATTGTCGCGGATCGTTGCAGCGATTTCCTCGCCGAACAGATCCTCGTAGCAGATGTCGGCCATCACGGGCTGGTTGTGCACGAGGAACGGCTTCTGCACGGGCGCGCCGCGCGCGAAATCGCCGAGCGGCATCTTCATCAGGTTGACGAACCACCGGAAGCCCCACGGAATGAATTCGCCGAAGGGCACGAGGTGATGCTTGTCGTAGTGATAGATGTCGCGCGAGTTCGGCGTCACGCCGTACAGGCTGTTCGTGTAGTCGACGTAGCGGCCGTCCTCGGTCACCGACGCGCCGACCGCGCCGAACAGCACGGCCGAGCCCGTGGTGTCGCTGAACTTGCGGATCGCGACGGCGAACGGCTCGGGCAGCTCCTGGATCATCACCGCGATCGCGGTTTCGGGCGTGACGATCAGGTCGGCCGGCTTCTCGAGGATCATCTGCTGGTACATCTTGATCGCCGCGTCGATGCCTTCCTGCTCGAACTTGATGTCCTGCTTCACGTTGCCCTGCAGCAGCCGCACGGTGAGCGGCGCATTGGCGGGCACGGTCCACGTGACCTGCGACAGCCCGAGGCCGGCCGCGACCAGCGCGACGGCGATGGCCGCCGGCGCGGCGATGCGCACGCGCGCGTTGCCGCCGGTGCCGCCTTCACGCGCGGGCGACGACCGCGCGGCGGCGAGCGCCTGCACGACGAGCGCGGCGAACAGCGCGAGCACCCATGCGATCCCGTACACGCCGACGACCGGCGCGAAACCCGCGAACGGGCCGTCGACCTGCGGATAGCCGCTCGCGAGCCACGGGAAACCCGTGAGCACGGTGCCGCGCAGCCATTCGCCGAGGGCCCACGCGCTCGCGAACGCGAACGCGCCGTGCCAGGTCGGCGAGAACGGCCGCGGGTCGGGCGCGCGGCGGTGCCACGCATGGCCTGCGCAGAACGACCACAGCCCGGCCGAGAACGCCGGGTACAGCGACAGGTACAGCGAGAACAGCACGAGCGCGCCGCCCGCGAGCGGCGCGGCCATCTCGCCGTACACGTGCATGCTGATGTAGAGCCACCAGATGCCGCTGATGAAGTTGCCGAAGCCGAACGCGCCGCCCGTGAGCGCGGCGCCGCGCCAGCTCGACGTGCGTGTCAGTTGCGCGAAAAACCAGACGAATACGGCGAGTTGCAGCCAGCCGCCGTGCGGCGTCGGTGCGAAGCTGAGCGTATTGGCCGCGCCGGCGAGCAGCGCGGCCGGGTAGTGCCAGCGCGGCAGCGCGCGGCCGGGTGTCGGCGCGAGAAGGCCGCCAGCCGGGCGGGACAGGATCGGATCGTCCATGTGAAGCGGAAGTGGGCGAGCGGTTGTAGAAGGCGCGGCTGGCGCGCGACGGTCAATCCTCGTGCGAGGTTTCGGCGCGACGGCTCGCGAGCGGGTTGCGGCGCACGAGCAGCACGTGGACCTGGCGCGCATCGCCGCGCTGGATCTCGAACACGAGGTTGCCGAGCTGCAGCTTCTCGCCGCGGTGCGGCACGCGTCCGAAATGATGGGTGATCAGCCCGCCGATGGTATCGACTTCGTCATCGGGGAAATCGGTGCCGAACACCTCGTTGAACTGCTCGATCTCGGTGAGCGCGCGCACGCGATAGCGGCCGTCCGGCCCCGAGATGATGTTGCCGGCTTCCTCGTCGAAGTCGTATTCGTCCTCGATGTCGCCGACGATCTGTTCGAGCACGTCCTCGATCGTGATCAGGCCCGCGACGCCGCCGTATTCGTCGACGACGATCGCGAGGTGGTTGCGGTTCACGCGGAAGTCGTGCAGCAGCACGTTCAGGCGCTTCGATTCGGGAATGAACACGGCCGGGCGGAGCATCCCGCGCACGTCGAACTCTTCTTCGGCGTAGAAGCGCAGCAGATCCTTCGCGAGCAGCACGCCGATCACGTTGTCGCGGTTTTCCTCGTACACCGGATAGCGCGAGTGCGCCTTCTCGAGGACGAACGGAATGAAATCCTCGGGCTTGTCGGCGATGTTGATCGCGTCCATCTGTGCGCGTGGCACCATGATGTCGCGGGCGCACAGGTCGGATACCTGGAACACGCCTTCGATCATCGACAGCGAATCGGCGTCGATCAGGTTGCGCTCGTGGGCGTCCTGGAGAATTTCCAGCAACT
This genomic interval carries:
- the glyS gene encoding glycine--tRNA ligase subunit beta produces the protein MTHNHPAPLLVELLTEELPPKALARLGDAFAEGLAQRLAARDLVEGELVFERYATPRRLAVVVQNVRAVAPEKQVREKVLPVSVALDAEGKPTAPLAKKLAALGHPTLSIADLERAQDGKAEAFFINYSAAGATLADGLQAALDETLEKLPIPKVMTYQRPDGSDVKFVRPVHRLTVLHDDRIVPVTAFGVDAGDTTLGHRFLSDGLVAIQHARAYADTLRDKGRVIAHYADRRETIRTQLNEHANGDTVVMPESLLDEVTSLVEWPVVYPCRFEDEFLQVPQECLILTMQTNQKYFALTDVAGKLRSRFLIVSNIETKTPDEIVEGNERVVRPRLADAKFFFEQDKKKPLADRVPLLANVVYHNKLGSALARVERLEALAGEIAPAIGADAAHAKRAARLAKADLLTDMVGEFPELQGTMGTYYARHDGEADDVALACTEHYQPRFSGDTLPTTPVSTAVALADKLETIVGIWGIGLAPTGEKDPFALRRHALGVLRVLLEKQLPLDLVSLLRTAHARFEGVPGVTESTDAIFAFFMDRLRGLLRERGYSAGEVDAVLSLNPTRVDDLVARLDAVREFTRLAEAEALAAANKRISNILKKSEGGANGPVQPALLVEAAEKALHEQLAAVTPHVQSQLEARAYTGALSALAALRAPVDTFFNDVMVNAEDPALRANRLALLSALHQQMNCVADISKLAA
- a CDS encoding HlyC/CorC family transporter codes for the protein MNDSYPSRKPTDKPQEKRSLLERLTDFISPEPESRGELLEILQDAHERNLIDADSLSMIEGVFQVSDLCARDIMVPRAQMDAINIADKPEDFIPFVLEKAHSRYPVYEENRDNVIGVLLAKDLLRFYAEEEFDVRGMLRPAVFIPESKRLNVLLHDFRVNRNHLAIVVDEYGGVAGLITIEDVLEQIVGDIEDEYDFDEEAGNIISGPDGRYRVRALTEIEQFNEVFGTDFPDDEVDTIGGLITHHFGRVPHRGEKLQLGNLVFEIQRGDARQVHVLLVRRNPLASRRAETSHED
- the gmhB gene encoding D-glycero-beta-D-manno-heptose 1,7-bisphosphate 7-phosphatase; protein product: MPTSPNRKLVVLDRDGVINVDSDAFIKTPDEWIALPGSLEAIARLNHAGYRVIVATNQSGIGRGLFDMAALNEMHLKMHRAAAAVGARIDAVFFCPHTAEDHCDCRKPKPGMMQMITERFEIDPGHTPVVGDSLRDLQAGVAVGFQPHLVLTGKGKKTLAAGNLPPGTKVHDDLRAFALDFLSHEHE
- the lnt gene encoding apolipoprotein N-acyltransferase yields the protein MDDPILSRPAGGLLAPTPGRALPRWHYPAALLAGAANTLSFAPTPHGGWLQLAVFVWFFAQLTRTSSWRGAALTGGAFGFGNFISGIWWLYISMHVYGEMAAPLAGGALVLFSLYLSLYPAFSAGLWSFCAGHAWHRRAPDPRPFSPTWHGAFAFASAWALGEWLRGTVLTGFPWLASGYPQVDGPFAGFAPVVGVYGIAWVLALFAALVVQALAAARSSPAREGGTGGNARVRIAAPAAIAVALVAAGLGLSQVTWTVPANAPLTVRLLQGNVKQDIKFEQEGIDAAIKMYQQMILEKPADLIVTPETAIAVMIQELPEPFAVAIRKFSDTTGSAVLFGAVGASVTEDGRYVDYTNSLYGVTPNSRDIYHYDKHHLVPFGEFIPWGFRWFVNLMKMPLGDFARGAPVQKPFLVHNQPVMADICYEDLFGEEIAATIRDNPQPPGVLVNVTNLAWFGDTIALDQHLQIARMRSLETGRPMLRSTNTGMTAAIDAHGRVLGQLKPFTIGSLDVRIEGTSGFTPYVTSGNNIVLAVSFVLLAFGFTFGPGLRRRNGRKGGDDQQA
- a CDS encoding M48 family metallopeptidase, which produces MKQRPRPRPAVVALDHRQMDLPLFDGPAAAPSAPATPPAPPEAAPAAPLDPGPAPDRSRVRTFALDSRVLEYRLKRSARRTIGFTIDGSGLSITAPRWVTLADIEAAISEKQRWIFAKLAEWKTRTEQRALPQIDWRDGAQLPYLGKTVTIALGAGAVAFDADALRLSLPLPVQADMQQIKDRVQGWLQGEAKRIFGERLAVYAEKLGVTYSMYALSSAATRWGSCSSDGKIRLNWRLIHFPMSIVDYVVAHELSHLREMNHSPAFWQTVESIFPEFREARHTLKHHPPELLPSL
- the glyQ gene encoding glycine--tRNA ligase subunit alpha, producing the protein MLTFQQIILTLQSYWDKQGCALLQPIDMEVGAGTSHVHTFLRAVGPEPWRAAYVQPSRRPKDGRYGENPNRLQHYYQYQVVLKPAPENILDLYLGSLEALGFDLKQNDVRFVEDDWENPTLGAWGLGWEVWLNGMEVTQFTYFQQVGGLDCKPVLGEITYGLERLAMYLQKVENVYDLVWTEWEEQGPNGPELRRLSYGDVYHQNEVEQSTYNFEHANVDLLFTFFNSYEAEAKKMIDAQLALPAYELVLKAGHTFNLLDARGAISVTERAAYIGRIRALSRLVAQAYYDSREKLGFPMLGNPPGVPGLTTDAQDAAQPAWAPPLKVERKIDQD
- a CDS encoding lysophospholipid acyltransferase family protein, whose product is MRFVRSLLLLIYFILYTVPYATACFIAFPFMRADARYWMAAGWCKSTLWVVRWLNGIRYRIEGYENLPDGPAVLLSKHQSAWETLAFPALMPKPLCYVFKRELLYVPFFGWALGLLHMVNINRREGKNAFTSVIRQGKKRLSEGAWMIMFPEGTRTPVGKQGKYKTGGARFAIETGTPVVPIAHNAGRVWPRNSFTKFPGVVTVSIGKPIDSTGLTPDALNSQVEAWIEAEMRRIDPDAYRQAGNAGTRDAARV
- the gloA gene encoding lactoylglutathione lyase, with the protein product MRLLHTMLRVGDLDRSIKFYTELLGMKLLRREDYPEGKFTLAFVGYEDESTGTVIELTHNWDTPSYDLGNGFGHLAVAVEDAYAACEKIKAQGGKVTREAGPMKHGTTVIAFVEDPDGYKIEFIQKKAH